A genomic segment from Roseibium algicola encodes:
- a CDS encoding DUF1192 domain-containing protein, which produces MNLFDEDVPKKSPLGAVAVGEELSRLSEAELQERIEALKGEINRTQKELEQRGTIRDAANSIFQK; this is translated from the coding sequence ATGAACCTGTTTGATGAAGATGTCCCCAAAAAATCACCACTTGGCGCGGTTGCCGTAGGGGAAGAACTGTCTCGTCTTTCCGAGGCCGAGCTGCAGGAACGGATCGAAGCCCTGAAGGGTGAAATTAACCGTACCCAGAAGGAGCTTGAGCAACGCGGCACTATTCGCGATGCAGCCAACTCAATTTTCCAGAAGTGA
- a CDS encoding peptidoglycan -binding protein: MAGLAGLRARRRAQSTDYWPGFVDAMATLLLVIIFLLSIFMIAQFFLSQQLSGRDTVLNRLNAQISELTELLALERANSGELEDTILGLQASLSDAQSEQTRLLGLLENSSGAADAAGGRATQLENLLDDERQISQDALAQVELLNQQIAALRRQIAAANAALEASEAKEADSQAKIASLGKRLNAALVQRVQELSRYRSDFFGRLREILSQRSDISVVGDRFVFQSEVLFDSGQEDINPEGRQELDKLADAIQELSGQIPDEINWVLRVDGHTDARPLSGTGRLRNNWELSAARAISVVRYLIERGVDPKRLVAAGFGEFQPLEEGETPDALAKNRRIELKLTER, encoded by the coding sequence ATGGCCGGACTGGCAGGATTGCGCGCTCGCCGAAGGGCCCAGTCGACCGACTACTGGCCCGGTTTCGTTGATGCCATGGCGACACTGCTGCTCGTCATCATCTTCCTGCTGTCCATCTTCATGATCGCCCAGTTCTTCCTGTCGCAGCAGCTCTCGGGCCGCGACACGGTGCTGAACCGGCTGAATGCCCAGATCAGCGAGCTGACGGAGCTTCTCGCCCTGGAGCGCGCCAATTCCGGGGAGCTGGAAGACACGATCCTCGGCCTGCAGGCCAGCCTTTCCGATGCACAGAGCGAACAGACCCGGCTGCTTGGCCTTCTGGAAAACAGTTCCGGTGCAGCCGATGCGGCCGGCGGACGCGCCACCCAGCTGGAAAACCTGCTCGACGACGAACGTCAGATCAGCCAGGACGCCCTTGCGCAGGTGGAGCTGCTCAATCAGCAGATCGCGGCACTACGCCGCCAGATAGCTGCCGCTAACGCTGCTCTTGAAGCTTCCGAGGCAAAGGAAGCCGACAGCCAGGCCAAGATCGCCAGCCTCGGCAAGAGGCTGAACGCCGCACTGGTTCAGCGCGTGCAGGAACTGTCGCGCTACCGCTCGGACTTCTTCGGCCGCCTGCGCGAAATCCTGTCCCAGCGTTCCGACATCTCCGTTGTCGGCGACCGGTTCGTGTTCCAGTCCGAGGTGCTTTTCGACAGCGGTCAGGAAGACATCAATCCGGAAGGCCGGCAGGAGCTCGACAAGCTTGCAGACGCCATCCAGGAGCTCAGCGGTCAAATTCCGGACGAGATCAACTGGGTGCTGCGTGTCGACGGGCACACCGACGCCCGCCCCCTGTCGGGCACCGGACGCTTGCGTAACAACTGGGAACTCTCCGCCGCCCGCGCCATTTCCGTGGTCCGCTACCTGATCGAACGCGGCGTCGACCCCAAGCGGCTTGTCGCAGCTGGGTTCGGCGAATTCCAGCCGCTGGAAGAAGGGGAAACACCGGACGCCCTGGCCAAGAACCGCCGGATCGAACTGAAACTGACGGAACGCTGA
- a CDS encoding DUF1272 domain-containing protein codes for MLDLRLNCECCNKDLPPESEEAFICTFECTFCADCARNVLNGACPNCGGNFQQRPIRPAAALLRHPASTQRIFKPEGCGQGT; via the coding sequence ATACTGGATCTGCGCCTCAATTGTGAATGCTGCAACAAGGACCTTCCACCGGAATCCGAAGAGGCCTTTATCTGTACTTTCGAATGTACGTTCTGTGCGGACTGCGCCCGAAACGTCCTCAATGGCGCATGCCCCAACTGCGGCGGCAATTTTCAGCAACGCCCAATTCGGCCGGCAGCAGCCCTGCTTCGCCATCCAGCTTCGACACAACGGATTTTCAAGCCGGAAGGCTGTGGCCAGGGCACCTAG
- the rpmE gene encoding 50S ribosomal protein L31 produces MKADIHPDYHTIKVVMTDGTEYTTRSTYGAEGDTLTLDIDPTSHPAWTGGDRQLMDRGGRVSRFKNKFAGFLGS; encoded by the coding sequence ATGAAAGCGGATATTCATCCCGACTACCACACCATCAAGGTCGTCATGACCGATGGCACCGAATACACCACCCGCTCCACTTATGGTGCGGAAGGCGACACCCTGACGCTCGACATCGACCCGACGTCCCACCCGGCATGGACCGGTGGTGACCGTCAGCTGATGGACCGCGGCGGCCGCGTGTCCCGCTTCAAGAACAAGTTCGCTGGCTTCCTGGGCTCCTAA
- a CDS encoding M50 family metallopeptidase, whose amino-acid sequence MQILKGHWQLILITAVMFLFWNTILVVPLKILIVYLHELSHALAAILTGGSVEEISLSPWQGGHAITRGGSRFLTLTAGYLGSLAIGMALLMIALKTNADRIVLGLLGAFTLLVALLYIRDLFALAFCIGTGVAMLAAARYLSVTVNDLILRVIGLTSILYVPFDIFDDTIRRSGARSDAYMLAEEFGSPTIFWGALWLLASLAIIYLCLRHGLGKSSNVDFGKRVQKG is encoded by the coding sequence ATGCAGATCCTCAAAGGCCATTGGCAGCTCATCCTCATTACCGCGGTGATGTTCCTCTTCTGGAACACCATCCTGGTCGTGCCCCTGAAGATCCTGATCGTCTATCTGCATGAATTGTCCCACGCGCTGGCGGCCATCCTGACCGGTGGTTCCGTGGAGGAAATCTCTCTCTCGCCCTGGCAGGGTGGCCATGCGATTACACGCGGTGGCAGCCGTTTCCTGACGTTGACGGCCGGGTATCTCGGCTCGCTCGCCATCGGCATGGCACTCTTGATGATTGCCTTGAAAACAAATGCAGACCGCATCGTGCTGGGCCTGCTCGGTGCCTTCACCTTGCTGGTCGCGCTGCTCTATATCCGCGATCTCTTTGCCCTCGCCTTCTGCATCGGCACCGGCGTGGCCATGCTGGCGGCAGCGAGGTATCTCAGTGTCACGGTCAACGACCTGATCCTGCGCGTCATCGGCCTGACCAGCATCCTCTACGTGCCCTTCGACATTTTCGACGACACCATCCGTCGCTCAGGTGCCCGTTCCGATGCCTACATGCTGGCGGAAGAGTTTGGCAGCCCCACGATTTTCTGGGGCGCACTCTGGCTGCTGGCAAGCCTCGCCATCATCTACCTGTGCCTCAGACACGGCCTCGGGAAGAGCAGCAACGTCGATTTCGGAAAGCGCGTTCAAAAGGGCTAG
- a CDS encoding DUF1013 domain-containing protein, with protein sequence MANTPLMPKATAVWLVDNTALSFTQIASFCKLHPLEVKAIADGEAAQGIKGLDPILTGQLSREEVEKAQRDPNYQLKLQGSKVVVPESKRKGPRYTPVSRRQDRPNAILWLVRNHPELKDAQIMRLVGTTKPTIAAIRDRTHWNSANLTPSDPVTLGLCSQLELDMEVEKAAKNAPLPMAGEVNETLMSVEDSTSEDAIAAAFSLDPSKPIQREEEEEIDADAVFAKLNSLKSETQDEDEEDDENR encoded by the coding sequence ATGGCGAACACGCCGCTTATGCCGAAGGCAACCGCCGTCTGGCTCGTGGACAATACCGCGCTGAGTTTCACTCAGATCGCCTCCTTCTGCAAACTGCACCCGCTTGAAGTGAAGGCAATTGCCGATGGCGAAGCCGCACAGGGGATCAAGGGACTTGATCCGATCCTGACCGGCCAGCTCTCCCGTGAAGAAGTCGAAAAGGCTCAGAGAGATCCGAACTATCAGCTGAAGCTTCAGGGTTCGAAGGTGGTCGTGCCTGAATCCAAGCGCAAGGGACCGCGTTACACGCCGGTATCCCGTCGTCAGGACCGTCCGAATGCGATCCTGTGGCTGGTGCGCAACCATCCGGAACTGAAGGATGCGCAGATCATGCGCCTTGTCGGCACCACCAAGCCGACCATTGCCGCAATCCGCGACCGGACCCACTGGAACTCTGCCAACCTGACGCCGTCCGACCCGGTTACCCTGGGCTTGTGCAGCCAGCTTGAGCTGGACATGGAAGTCGAAAAGGCTGCGAAGAATGCTCCGCTGCCGATGGCAGGCGAAGTGAACGAGACCCTGATGTCCGTCGAAGACAGCACCAGCGAAGACGCTATCGCAGCTGCTTTCTCGCTCGATCCGTCGAAGCCGATCCAGCGCGAGGAAGAAGAGGAAATCGACGCCGATGCCGTGTTCGCCAAACTGAACTCGCTGAAGAGCGAAACTCAGGACGAAGACGAAGAAGACGACGAAAACCGCTGA
- a CDS encoding inositol monophosphatase family protein, with protein sequence MARTALLNVMVQAATKAGRSLVRDFGEVENLQVSRKGPGDFVSAADRRAEDIVRAELTKARPTFGLVMEESGEVEGTDGQHRWHVDPLDGTTNFLHGIPIFATSIALERAGEIVAGVIYNPVMDELYTAERGRGAFLNDRRLRVAGRTELHEMVFGTGLPFIGSGDHGRTLRELRYIMPEVAGIRRCGAAALDLAWTASGRLDGFWERNLNSWDIAAGLLMVREAGGFVTDLQGKNKMLESGDVVVGNEDAHKYLLQLLKKAATPAQG encoded by the coding sequence ATGGCCCGCACAGCTCTCCTCAACGTGATGGTTCAAGCCGCAACGAAAGCCGGACGTTCTCTGGTTCGCGATTTCGGTGAAGTTGAAAACCTTCAGGTGTCCCGCAAGGGACCCGGCGATTTCGTCTCGGCTGCAGACCGCCGCGCCGAGGACATTGTGCGCGCCGAACTGACCAAGGCCCGCCCGACCTTCGGGCTGGTCATGGAAGAAAGCGGTGAAGTCGAGGGAACCGACGGCCAGCATCGCTGGCATGTCGACCCGCTCGACGGCACCACCAACTTCCTGCACGGCATTCCGATCTTCGCCACCTCCATCGCACTGGAACGGGCTGGCGAGATCGTGGCCGGGGTCATCTACAATCCGGTGATGGATGAGCTTTACACCGCTGAACGCGGTCGCGGCGCCTTCCTGAACGACCGTCGCCTGCGGGTTGCAGGCCGCACCGAATTGCATGAAATGGTGTTCGGCACCGGCCTGCCCTTCATCGGGTCGGGCGACCATGGCCGGACACTGCGCGAGCTGCGCTACATCATGCCGGAAGTCGCTGGCATCCGCCGCTGCGGCGCAGCTGCCCTCGATCTTGCCTGGACTGCGTCCGGCCGTCTCGACGGCTTCTGGGAGCGCAACCTGAACAGCTGGGACATTGCGGCCGGCCTCCTGATGGTGCGCGAAGCCGGTGGTTTCGTCACCGATCTTCAGGGCAAGAACAAGATGCTGGAAAGCGGCGATGTGGTTGTCGGCAACGAAGACGCCCACAAATACCTACTGCAGCTCCTGAAAAAGGCGGCAACCCCGGCTCAGGGCTGA
- the rcdA gene encoding protease adaptor protein RcdA: MTDDIKKAGDTGSAVHIAHHLASSDSFQSLFQEGMSLVEETAMYLDGNGREEAKQLPRPASLAYATESMRLTTRLMQLASWLLLQRAVNEGEMSREQAGSEKNKVRLDKLSTAAGGPTWTDLPETLRELVDRSSRLQERVVHLDKMLYRKDAEQVEEATNDNPVASQINKLHAAFGKFG, encoded by the coding sequence ATGACGGACGACATCAAAAAAGCCGGTGACACAGGAAGCGCAGTTCATATCGCGCATCACCTTGCCAGCTCCGACAGCTTCCAGAGCCTGTTTCAGGAAGGCATGTCGCTGGTCGAGGAAACGGCAATGTACCTGGACGGCAACGGCCGCGAAGAAGCCAAGCAGCTTCCGCGTCCTGCCTCCCTCGCCTACGCGACGGAGTCCATGCGTCTGACCACCCGGCTCATGCAGCTGGCCTCCTGGCTGCTGCTGCAGCGTGCGGTTAACGAGGGCGAGATGTCCCGTGAGCAGGCCGGCAGCGAGAAGAACAAGGTTCGCCTCGACAAGCTGTCCACAGCCGCGGGCGGCCCAACCTGGACTGATCTGCCGGAAACGTTGCGCGAGCTGGTTGACCGCTCTTCCCGGCTGCAGGAACGCGTCGTCCACCTCGACAAGATGCTGTACCGCAAGGACGCAGAGCAGGTCGAGGAAGCAACGAACGACAATCCGGTCGCTTCCCAGATCAACAAGCTGCACGCCGCATTCGGCAAGTTCGGCTAA
- a CDS encoding NAD(P)H-quinone oxidoreductase yields MQNLPDRMTAVAISEPGGPEVLRVEERSIPELGQGEILIKVAAAGVNRPDVLQRKGAYPPPKGASDLPGLEVSGEVVALGEGAGRHKIGDKVTALAPGGGYATYCKVPEGHALPVPKGLSMVEAAAVPETFFTVWTNVFDRCGLKSGERFLVHGGTSGIGTTAIQLAKAFGAEVFTTVGSAEKAEAVKKLGADHAINYREAEFEKVILEITGGEGVDVILDMVGGDYVERNWKAAAVEGRICQIATLNGIAENVNFSRLMVKRLTHTGSTLRPRSDAFKTAIAESLREKVWPLLESGKVAPVMDSTYPLAEAAEAHRRMEGSGHIGKIVLTVDV; encoded by the coding sequence ATGCAGAATCTGCCGGATCGCATGACCGCCGTTGCCATTTCAGAGCCCGGAGGACCGGAGGTTCTGCGCGTTGAAGAGCGGTCCATTCCCGAATTGGGACAAGGCGAGATCCTGATCAAGGTGGCGGCTGCCGGTGTCAACCGGCCGGATGTCCTGCAGCGCAAGGGGGCCTATCCGCCGCCGAAGGGCGCGTCCGACCTGCCGGGGCTAGAAGTCTCTGGCGAAGTGGTGGCTCTGGGCGAAGGAGCAGGTCGGCACAAGATCGGTGACAAGGTAACGGCGCTCGCCCCTGGTGGCGGCTATGCGACCTACTGCAAGGTGCCGGAAGGACATGCCCTGCCGGTTCCCAAAGGGCTTTCCATGGTGGAGGCCGCAGCCGTTCCGGAAACCTTCTTCACTGTCTGGACCAATGTGTTCGATCGCTGCGGCCTGAAAAGCGGAGAGCGCTTCCTGGTGCATGGCGGCACTTCGGGTATCGGCACAACGGCAATCCAGCTCGCGAAGGCATTCGGCGCCGAAGTATTCACCACCGTCGGGTCGGCGGAAAAGGCCGAGGCGGTGAAAAAGCTCGGAGCGGACCACGCCATCAACTACCGTGAAGCGGAGTTCGAAAAGGTGATCCTGGAGATCACGGGCGGCGAAGGGGTTGACGTGATCCTGGACATGGTCGGTGGTGACTATGTTGAACGGAACTGGAAAGCCGCAGCGGTGGAAGGGCGTATCTGCCAGATCGCGACGCTGAACGGCATTGCGGAGAACGTCAATTTCTCTCGCCTGATGGTCAAGCGCCTGACCCATACGGGGTCGACTCTGCGTCCACGCAGCGATGCGTTCAAGACGGCAATTGCCGAAAGCCTGAGGGAGAAGGTTTGGCCGCTGCTCGAATCGGGCAAAGTCGCGCCCGTGATGGATTCCACCTACCCCTTGGCCGAGGCCGCGGAAGCCCATCGGCGCATGGAAGGCTCTGGCCATATTGGAAAAATCGTCCTGACGGTGGATGTCTGA
- a CDS encoding TAXI family TRAP transporter solute-binding subunit has protein sequence MTYRLLKLAFGLTLAFGSFQAHAETRITYKSAKTGSSYYQMGVQIAEAIKAGSNGDMIVTVEESQGSVQNVMEAKARGGDYVFTTPPALVSLAQGGKAMFEGKGDPKFDEIRALFPIPSLTMHFVMSADSGVSDFAGMEGKTILLGKGSFGATEGEKYLKMFGLEGKVNIADAELSNAVAALKNGQIDGFVTAGSWPAPNVIEAAASADVTVLSLSDEQIAETKRSKLVIPAGTYAGQAEDIVTTSLPVVAYTTSAMDDDTAYALTKTFWDEKAKMGEEAPWWNGVDQALMANITGKIHPGAARYYQEAGIELTDAQK, from the coding sequence ATGACCTACAGACTTTTGAAACTTGCTTTTGGCCTGACCCTCGCCTTTGGCTCGTTCCAGGCTCACGCGGAAACGCGGATCACCTATAAATCCGCCAAGACCGGTTCCTCCTATTACCAGATGGGTGTCCAGATCGCGGAAGCCATCAAGGCCGGCAGCAATGGAGACATGATTGTCACCGTGGAAGAAAGCCAGGGCTCCGTTCAGAACGTGATGGAAGCCAAGGCGCGCGGTGGTGACTATGTGTTCACGACGCCGCCAGCGCTCGTTTCCCTTGCCCAGGGCGGCAAGGCCATGTTCGAAGGCAAGGGCGATCCGAAGTTCGATGAAATCCGTGCCCTGTTCCCGATCCCGTCGTTGACCATGCATTTCGTCATGTCGGCCGATAGCGGTGTTTCCGACTTTGCCGGGATGGAAGGCAAGACGATCCTTCTCGGCAAGGGCTCCTTCGGTGCGACGGAAGGCGAAAAATATCTCAAGATGTTCGGCCTTGAAGGCAAGGTGAACATCGCTGACGCGGAACTTTCCAATGCGGTTGCCGCGCTCAAGAATGGCCAGATCGATGGTTTCGTGACCGCCGGTTCCTGGCCCGCGCCGAATGTTATCGAGGCGGCTGCCTCCGCGGACGTGACGGTGCTTTCGCTCAGCGATGAGCAGATTGCCGAAACCAAGCGTTCGAAACTGGTTATTCCGGCCGGGACCTATGCCGGCCAGGCCGAGGACATCGTCACCACCTCGCTACCGGTCGTTGCCTATACGACCAGCGCCATGGACGACGACACGGCCTATGCCCTGACCAAGACCTTCTGGGACGAAAAAGCCAAGATGGGCGAAGAAGCCCCGTGGTGGAATGGTGTCGATCAGGCGCTGATGGCCAATATCACCGGCAAGATCCACCCGGGTGCCGCACGCTACTATCAGGAAGCCGGCATCGAATTGACAGACGCCCAGAAGTAA
- a CDS encoding flagellar motor protein MotA, with the protein MAREFDPYSLSSPRAYLTFMIIFLVIVAFIAFILFPQISTAFMSNPGLNGLIVLVGVFGVLLLFGRVIRLFPEISWVNSFRIGDPGLDTRSPVLLAPMAALLGNKSGDMALTPTTARSILDSIGMRLEESREMSRYLTGLLVFLGLLGTFWGLLQTVSSVGATIQSLDVGSGDANVIFEDLKAGLEAPLSGMGTAFSSSLFGLTGSLVLGFLDLQAGQAQNRFYNELEDWLSTVTDIDPEESLFNAPDSPGVEQIQASISALQKSVEEGGSKNANQAMANLAEGIQGLVKHVRSEQQMMRDWAEAQGEQQKRIEGLLSSIAAAFDRAKE; encoded by the coding sequence ATGGCCCGTGAATTTGACCCCTACAGCCTGTCCAGTCCGCGGGCCTATCTGACCTTCATGATCATCTTTCTGGTGATCGTTGCCTTCATCGCCTTCATCCTGTTCCCGCAGATTTCGACGGCCTTCATGAGCAACCCGGGTCTGAATGGCCTGATCGTGCTTGTCGGCGTGTTCGGTGTGCTGCTGCTCTTCGGCCGCGTGATCCGACTGTTCCCGGAAATCTCCTGGGTCAACAGTTTCCGGATCGGCGACCCGGGCCTCGACACGCGTTCGCCGGTGCTGCTGGCGCCGATGGCTGCCCTGCTCGGCAACAAGTCCGGCGACATGGCCCTGACGCCAACCACCGCCCGTTCGATCCTCGATTCCATCGGAATGCGTCTTGAGGAAAGCCGCGAGATGTCGCGCTACCTCACAGGCCTCCTGGTGTTCCTCGGCCTGCTCGGCACGTTCTGGGGTCTGCTGCAGACCGTCAGCTCAGTCGGTGCAACCATTCAATCGCTCGACGTCGGCTCGGGTGATGCCAACGTCATCTTCGAGGACCTGAAAGCAGGCCTGGAAGCGCCTCTCTCTGGCATGGGCACGGCCTTCTCGTCCTCGCTCTTCGGTCTGACCGGCTCGCTTGTGCTCGGCTTCCTGGATCTGCAGGCGGGGCAGGCCCAGAACCGGTTCTACAACGAGCTTGAAGACTGGCTCTCAACTGTCACTGACATCGATCCGGAAGAAAGCCTGTTCAATGCTCCGGACTCACCCGGCGTCGAACAGATACAGGCCTCGATCTCCGCCCTGCAGAAAAGCGTTGAGGAAGGCGGCAGCAAGAATGCCAACCAGGCCATGGCCAATCTGGCCGAAGGCATTCAGGGCCTCGTCAAACACGTTCGCTCCGAACAGCAGATGATGCGCGACTGGGCCGAGGCCCAGGGCGAACAGCAAAAGCGCATCGAAGGGCTCCTGTCCTCGATCGCCGCCGCTTTCGACCGCGCGAAGGAGTAG
- a CDS encoding TRAP transporter permease gives MLLLATALVVFHLGLIFSGLVPNLVSRPLHLALALPWIFIFAKGGFLTRLSGAILCAAGVAVCLWIVANQSALSDQYGFLEGDFQFWMAGTLLLVVLEGARRAIGWPLPVVAALALAYGMFGQHIPGEFGHSGTPLASFLGTLTIAEGGVWGSLTGVSVGVVAIFVIFGAVLNAGEAGQGFMNVAAAAAGRLKGGAAKVSVLSSALFGSISGSASANVASTGAITLPAMTRLGYPKKLAAAVEAVASSGGQIMPPLMGAGAFVMVELTRVPYTQIMAAALLPAILYFFAVWVGINAYAKRYDLAAIDQGDQPQMRQVAITSAFFLVPFSVLLWGMFVARYTPQYAACIAILAGFALLFFNAQGTFALKDILLRLESAALNSARQVSVIAAIIVCASIIIGVLAITGLGVKITSLILSGSGGYLWPSLFLTALACLILGMEVPTTAAYVICVSVAGPALMQQGLEPLQAHLFVFWFALLSTITPPVCGAVFIAAGMIGENWLKVALSAMALGIGLYIIPLAMVANPAVLELAARPLPALLAAAKIGLGLGLVSYGVIGFRKPLQRLAASGAGLLIIFVGGNLL, from the coding sequence ATGCTTCTTCTCGCAACGGCGCTTGTCGTATTTCATCTCGGGTTGATCTTCTCCGGTCTGGTGCCGAACCTCGTCAGTCGGCCGCTTCATCTTGCACTTGCCCTGCCATGGATCTTCATCTTTGCCAAAGGCGGTTTTCTCACGCGCTTGAGCGGTGCAATCCTGTGTGCTGCAGGTGTGGCCGTCTGTCTGTGGATCGTGGCCAACCAGTCCGCGCTTTCGGACCAATACGGCTTTCTGGAAGGTGACTTCCAGTTCTGGATGGCCGGCACCCTGTTGCTGGTTGTGCTTGAGGGCGCGCGTCGCGCAATCGGCTGGCCGCTGCCGGTGGTGGCGGCGCTGGCACTGGCCTATGGCATGTTCGGTCAGCATATTCCGGGTGAATTCGGTCACTCCGGCACGCCGCTTGCGAGTTTTCTCGGCACGCTGACCATTGCTGAAGGCGGGGTCTGGGGAAGCCTGACCGGTGTCTCGGTTGGCGTGGTCGCCATTTTCGTGATTTTCGGCGCGGTTCTGAATGCCGGGGAAGCCGGACAAGGGTTCATGAACGTCGCTGCGGCGGCGGCAGGCCGGCTCAAGGGCGGGGCGGCCAAGGTGTCCGTGTTGTCCTCGGCGCTGTTCGGCTCCATTTCAGGCTCCGCGTCTGCCAATGTGGCTTCCACAGGTGCAATCACTCTTCCGGCCATGACGCGGCTCGGCTACCCGAAAAAACTGGCGGCAGCCGTCGAGGCAGTTGCGTCCTCCGGCGGCCAGATCATGCCGCCTTTGATGGGGGCAGGGGCCTTCGTCATGGTGGAGCTGACACGGGTGCCTTATACTCAGATCATGGCAGCGGCCTTGCTGCCGGCAATTCTTTATTTCTTCGCGGTCTGGGTGGGCATCAATGCCTATGCCAAGCGGTATGACCTTGCTGCCATCGACCAGGGCGATCAGCCGCAAATGCGCCAGGTGGCCATTACCTCAGCCTTCTTCCTGGTGCCGTTCTCCGTGCTGCTGTGGGGCATGTTCGTCGCGCGCTATACACCGCAATACGCTGCCTGCATTGCCATTTTGGCCGGGTTCGCGCTGCTTTTCTTCAACGCCCAAGGAACCTTTGCACTCAAGGACATCCTGCTGCGGCTGGAAAGCGCGGCTTTGAACTCGGCGCGTCAGGTATCGGTCATCGCGGCGATCATCGTCTGTGCCTCGATCATCATCGGCGTGCTGGCGATCACCGGGCTCGGCGTCAAGATCACGTCGCTCATTCTGTCCGGGTCGGGTGGATACCTGTGGCCGTCCTTGTTCCTGACCGCGCTTGCCTGTCTGATCCTCGGCATGGAAGTGCCGACGACCGCGGCCTATGTCATTTGTGTTTCCGTTGCCGGACCGGCCTTGATGCAACAGGGGTTGGAACCCTTGCAGGCACATCTTTTTGTCTTCTGGTTCGCGCTGCTGTCGACCATCACGCCGCCGGTCTGCGGAGCCGTCTTCATCGCCGCCGGGATGATTGGCGAAAACTGGCTGAAGGTAGCTCTTTCCGCCATGGCACTCGGCATTGGCCTCTACATCATTCCTCTGGCCATGGTCGCCAATCCGGCGGTGCTGGAGCTTGCGGCCCGCCCGCTGCCGGCGCTGCTTGCCGCTGCCAAGATCGGCCTCGGGCTGGGCCTTGTTTCCTACGGTGTCATAGGCTTCAGAAAGCCCCTGCAGAGACTGGCTGCAAGCGGCGCAGGCCTTCTGATTATCTTTGTCGGGGGCAATCTGCTCTAG
- the efp gene encoding elongation factor P, with product MKINGNEIKPGNVLQHQDTLWAVVKVQHVKPGKGGAFAQVEMKNLLDGRKLNERFRSEDKVERVRLEQKDFQYLFTQEDMLIFMDTETYEQLELQADFVGDRAAFLQDGMMVTVELHEERPIGITLPQFVTLEIREADAVVKGQTQSSSYKPALMENGVRVMVPPFITAGEKIIVDTGSLEYVRRAD from the coding sequence TCAACGGAAACGAAATAAAGCCCGGTAACGTGCTTCAGCACCAGGACACGCTTTGGGCGGTTGTCAAAGTCCAACACGTCAAGCCAGGCAAAGGCGGTGCCTTCGCACAGGTTGAAATGAAAAACCTGCTCGATGGCCGCAAGCTCAACGAGCGTTTCCGCTCCGAAGACAAGGTCGAGCGCGTCCGTCTGGAGCAGAAAGACTTCCAGTATCTCTTCACCCAGGAAGACATGCTGATTTTCATGGACACCGAAACCTACGAGCAGCTGGAACTTCAGGCTGATTTCGTTGGCGACCGCGCCGCTTTCCTGCAGGACGGCATGATGGTGACCGTGGAACTGCATGAAGAGCGCCCGATCGGCATCACCCTGCCGCAGTTCGTGACCCTGGAAATCCGGGAAGCCGACGCGGTGGTGAAGGGCCAGACCCAGTCTTCGTCCTACAAGCCCGCGCTCATGGAAAACGGCGTCCGCGTGATGGTACCTCCGTTCATCACCGCCGGCGAAAAGATCATCGTCGACACCGGTTCACTGGAATACGTCCGCCGCGCGGACTGA